From the genome of Halomonas sp. LR3S48:
GGCGGCGCTGGCCGGCCAGCACTATCGCGCGGTGCGCGAGTCGCTGGCGGGCCTTGACCTCGAACAGTGGGAGCCGGCGCTGCTCAAGCGGCTCGAGCGCGCGGTGGAGAAGGGCAAATGAACATCACTACCTACAACATCACCATCATCGACAGGGACGAGGGCTAAGGCTCATGTGGAAAAGTGTGAAGTCCGGTCTGAGTCGCTGGGTACCCGGCGCCTCACGAGCACAAAGCAACGCCAACCTGGCCAAGGCGCACGGCAACAAGGCCCAGGGCATCGGCAAGCGGGCGAGCAAGCTCACCGTCGTGCTCTGGTGGCTGCTGCTGGGTGCCCTGATCGTCGCCATCTGGTGGCTGGGACCGATGTGGCAGGTGCGAGACACCTATCCGCTGGCGCCCTGGCTCAACCGGCTGCTCGCCACCCTGGCGCTGGTCACCCTGGCGGCCGTGATATGGGGCATTCGCCTGGCGCGCCGACTGCGCGAGGTGGACGACGAGCGACGCCAGAACGAGCGACGCCAGCTCGACCCGGTGCTGAGCCAGGTGGAGCAGCAGGAGGCCACGCTGAACGCCACCCTGCATGAGCTGCTCGACAATCTCGGTGCCGGCCCCGGGGCGCGCTACAAGCTGCCCTGGTACCTGGTGATGGGCGTGGAGAACGCCGGCAAGACCAGCCTGATCAATCGCTCCGGCCAGAACTTCTCGCTGACCCACGTGATGAAGGCGTCGGGCCAGGGCAAGAAAGGCAACCAGTACGGCTTCGACTGGTGGATCGGCGACAAGGCCGTGCTGATCGACCCGGACGGCGAGCTGCTGACCCAGGGCGCGCTGGAAGGCGGCGAGCCCCAGGAACTGCAGAGCCGGCTGTGGGACCACTTCGTCGGCTGGCTGGAGCGCAACCGCGCCCAGCGCCCGCTGGACGGCGTGGTGCTGGTGCTCGACCTGGCGCGCCTGAGCGACGCCCGGGTGGCGGTGCGCAAGGCCTACGCCTCGCTGCTGCGCGCGCGGATGCGCGAACTGATGGAGCGCCATGGTGCGCGGCTGCCGGTCTACGTCACCTTCAGCAAGATGGACCTGCTGCACGGCTTCGACGACTTCTTCCGCCACTACTCCCGCGCCGCGCGGCGCGCACCGCTGGGCTTCACCTTCAGCGCCGAGAGCGTCGAACGCGTCGACCAGTGGGCCGACGAGTTCGCCGACTCCTACGACGCCATGCTCGAGCGGCTCAACCGCAGCCTGCCCACGCTGTTGGCCGAATGCCGTGACCGCGAGGAGCGCGAATCGGTGTTCCGCTTCGTGCGCCAGCTCGCCGGCCTGCGCGACGTGCTGCTCGGCTTCCTGAGCGAGGCGCTCTCCAGCGACCGCTACTCCACCGCCGCCATGGTGCGTGGTACCTACTTCACCTCGGTCTACCAGCAGGGCGTGCCGGAGGATCCCTTCGTCGATGCCGCCGCGCGCCGCTACGGCATGGCCGATACCACCCAGCCGGCTCATCGCGCCGCACGCAGCGCGCTCTACTTCACCGAGGAACTGTTCGACAAGGTGATCTATCCCGAGGCGGGGCTGGCCGGCGACAACGCCCGCGCCGCCCGGCGTCGTCGCCGCCTGCGCCGGGTCAGCGCCTTTGCCTGCCTGGTGGGCGGGCTGGCGCTGGTGGGTGGCTGGAGCCACTTCTATCAGAAGAACACCCAGGCCTTGGCGGCGGTCGAGGAGAAGGCCCAGGACTTCCTGGCCGCCCAGCCCGACGAGCTGCACAGCGACGACCCCACCGGCTATGCGCTGCTGGAGCCCCTCGACCGCCTGCGCGCCGCCACCCTGGAGTTCGGCGACTATCGTGAGCACCTGCCGTGGCTGGCCGACATGGGCCTCTACCAGGGCCATGCGGTGGGCCGCGAGGTGGAGAACGCCTACCTGGCGATGCTGAGCTACCATTTCCTGCCTTCGCTGATGGTCGGCATCATGGATGACATGAACCGTGCCGAGGCCGGCAGCAACGACAAGCTGGCCCTGCTGCGCGTGCTGCGCATGATGTCTGATGCCAGCGGGCGCCAGCCCGAGCGGGTCGAGGCGTACATGGAGCGGCGCTGGCAGCGTGCCTTCCCCCAGCGCGGCACCGTGCAGGAGCGCCTGCTCGACCACCTCGCCTACGCCATGGCGCATACCGATCTCGAAGGGCGCGTGGCGGCCGGCGATCGTCATGCCGAACAGGCCATGGCGGCGCTGCGCGGCAGCCTGCAGGCCGCCCAGGAGGAACTCTCGCGCCAACCCATGGACGAGCGCGTCTATGCCACCCTCAAGGCCAACAGCGGTAGCCGCAGCGGCGCGGCGCTCGAGCTGCACCAGGGCGTCGGCCCCTCCTTCAACGCCGTGTTCATGGCCCGCGACGACGAGCTGGAGCGCCTGCGCCTGCCGACCCTGCTGACTCGCGACGGCTTCGAAGGCTACTTCCTCAAGGAGATCGAGCAGGCCACCGAGCTGGCATTGATCGACCTCTGGGTGCTGGGCCAGCGCGACGACATCGTCTTCAGTGCCGCCGACGAGCGCCAACTGCGGGACGCCCTGCACGAACGCTACGTCAGCGACTATCACGTGACCTGGCGCCAGGCGCTCGACGACCTCTACCTGGTGCCGCTGCCCGACATCGACCAGGCGGTGGTGGTGGCCGACACCCTGCTCGGCGCCAGCCGGCCGCTGGACCGTCTGCTCGGCGAAGTGGCCCACCACACGCAGCTCTATCCCGAGCTGCCGGTGGACGACGAAGTCGCACGCCAGGCGCTGGAGCGCTCGCCGCGCTACCGCCTGGCCGGCGAGATCGAGCGTAACTTCCGCGACCTCAACGGCCTGCTCGAGGCCCGCGGCGACAACCCGGCCGACATCGCCGAGATCAAGGTCGCCATCGGCGAGCTGCGCGACTACCTGCGCGAGGTGCAGGGCGCCAGCGACCCGGGCCGTGCGGCCTTCGTCAGCGCCCGTGACCGCCTGGCGCTACGCGGCGGCGACCCCATCCACAACCTCAAGCGCATCGCCGAGAACACCCCGGCCCCGGTGGACCGCATGCTCGAGAGCCTGGCCGACCAGAGCTGGCAGCTACTGATGGCCAGTGCCATTCGCCATCTCGAGCATCAGTGGCTCGACGAGGTGGTGGCGCCCTACCAGGAGCGCCTGGCAGGCCGCTACCCGCTGGTACCCAGCGCCTCGCGTGAGGTGGCCCTGAACGACTTCGAGGCCTTCTTCGCAGCCGGCGGCATTCTCGACCGCTTCTACCAGGACAACCTGCGGCCCTTCATCGAAGAGGCCCCCGAGTACCTGGTCGACGCCGAAGGCAGCCCGCTGCTGCGCGACAGCGTCTTCACCGCCATCCAGCGTGCCGAGCAGATCCGCCAGGCCTACTTCGGCCGCGACGGCGTGCTCGACGTGGAGTTCGCCCTGGAGCCGGTGAGCCTCAGCCCCGACAAGCGCCGCAGCGTGATCAACATCGACGGTCAGATCATCGATTACGCCCACAGCGCCAGCTCGCGGGTCTCGATGATCTGGCCCAACGCCCTGCGCGGCGGCAACGAGAGCCGCATCACCCTGGTGCCGAGCCAGGTCAACCGCTCGCCGCGCAGCCTCAGCCGCGACGGTGCCTGGGCCTGGTTCCGCCTGCTCGACGAAGCCGAGATCACCAGTGCCAGCGAGCGCGACCTGGAGCTGCGCTTCCAGGTCGACGGCGGCTCGGCGCGCTACCGCCTGTACGCCACCGGCTCGCGCAACCCGTTCACCCGCCCGCTGGTGGCCGGCTTCCAGCTTCCCACCGCGCTGTATGCCGAAGGAGGTTTCGATGTTGGCAGCCTTTAAGCGCCTGTTCGGCAGCGAACGCCACAAGGCGGCACCTGCCAGCGCGGTAGAGGAGACGAAGGGGCTGGAAGCGGCCGCGATGGAAGACATCGAAGGCTTTCTCGAGGCCGCCCGGCGTGCCGATACCCAGGGGCACTCGCCCTGGGTGCTGCGCGACGAGGCCCGCCTGACCACGCTGCGCCGGGCACTGGAGTTCACCGTGCAGCGCGGCCAGTGGCTGCAGCGTGACGGCGGCAACATCTCCCGCTGGCAGGGCCGGCTGCTCAAGCTGCGCCACGGCGACGGCCCCTCCCTCGGCATGCTGCTGGCTTGCCGGCCGGATGACGAATCGGCTTGGCAGCTGCGCTTCTTCTTCGTCGAGAAGGAGTGGCAGGGTAGCGGCCACGGCGCCCGCCTGTTGCAGGCGGCGCGCCACAGCCTGAGCGGCGTGCCGCTGAACGTGCGGCTGCCCCTGGCCTGCCAGGCCGCCGTACGCAGCTTGGAGGAAGCCGGCTTCAAACGCATGCATGTCAATGCCTTCGAGGTGGCCAGCTTCGAGGCGCCCGCGGAGTGGGACTAGCCCGCAAGCCAGCTCGCATAGACAGGAGAACGATAGATGGGACGCAAATTCGTACTCGTGGGTGATATCGGCACCGACCACGACGGTTTTCCGCCGACGCCGGTCACCGCTGGCAGCCCGACCGTGCTGATCGACGGCAAGCCGGCGGCGCGCCTGGGCGACCCACTGGCGCCGCACGACAAGCCCAAGCACCCCACCCACCCGCGTGCCATCGCCGAAGGCTCGGGCAGCATCCTGATCGACGGCAAGCCCGCCGCCCTCACCGGCCACGCCGTGGATTGTGGCGGCGTGGTGATCGGCTCCGCCAGTTCAGTAGGCGGCGAATCGGGAGGAGGTGCATTTGTTGCAGCTGTTGCAGCAATGCCTCCTACAACCTCACAGACTTCCGCTTTCTCGGCCGCTGATTCGGCTGAGACAGCACTTGATACCTCTGGGATAGCTGGAGGGCAGACAGCAGAACTTACCATGAGCGAAGCTGGCAAACAGTGGCTGAAGGACGTCGAACAGCTTCGTTTGTTGCCCTACGACGATCAGACCGGACGCGAGATTACTTCTTGGGTAGAAGGAGCCACGATTGGTTACGGCTATCTTATACCCGATTATGAGTGGCATTTATATCGTGAAGGTATCGATAGCGAAGAGGCAGGTCGTCTATTTGAAGAAGATTTACTTGAGTACGAGCAAGCGGTAAATTCTGCGATTACGACTCCGATGGCTCAGCATGAATTCGATGCAGCTGTCGCTCTGGCCTATAACATAGGGCAAAGGGCTTTTGAATCTTCCTCTGCAGCTAAGCTGATAAATGATCCTACTGCAGTGACCTCCTATCCAACTCTTGAAGAAGCTTGGAAGGCCTGGAATAAATCGCAAGGATTAATAAACCGAGGCTTGATCAATAGGCGTGCTGCGGAATGGGAAATGTATACCAAAGGAGATTACATAAAATGGTAAGGAAATTTCCTTTGTTTTGTTTATTGTCAGTACTGTTGTGCTTTTTTTCGGTGAAAGTTTATGCAGGCTGTGGTTGTCCTGATTGGCGAGAAGTGGTCGGAGAATATATTACGGTAGAGGTTGAGCGTTATCGTGGTGGTCAGACGCCTCGCGAAAAAGCTATAGAGAAAATAGATGAAAAAATAGTGATTGATGAAAATCACTTCTCTATATGGGGCGATATGATCTACAGCGATCCAGTTTATGAGATCAATTGCTATCCTGTCCCTCAAGAAGAGGGAGAGGTTACGCCACCCTCGGAAAGGAGAGGGGATTTCTATGGTTTTGGTATGGATAGAGACGTTATTGATGTGCTTTATGTTAATTCTCTAAGAGAAGAGGGACCGCGCTATCACTTCGAGGTGGTAGGTGACGAGCTGTGGTTCTTTTACGATGGGTGGTTTTACCGAACGAGGCGAGTCTCGGACCAATAAGATTGTTCACTTGGCTGGCTTGAGCCAGATTGAACTTATTGATGGATACGGACTATGAATGGATTGCAATTCACCCTCGAACTTGCCGGGGCTGACTCGGCCGACCTGGCGGTGGTCGACTTCTCCCTGGAAGAAGCGCTCTCCGCGCCTTTCACTCTCACGGTGCGCTTCGCCAGCCGCGATGGCAGCCTCTC
Proteins encoded in this window:
- the tssM gene encoding type VI secretion system membrane subunit TssM, whose product is MWKSVKSGLSRWVPGASRAQSNANLAKAHGNKAQGIGKRASKLTVVLWWLLLGALIVAIWWLGPMWQVRDTYPLAPWLNRLLATLALVTLAAVIWGIRLARRLREVDDERRQNERRQLDPVLSQVEQQEATLNATLHELLDNLGAGPGARYKLPWYLVMGVENAGKTSLINRSGQNFSLTHVMKASGQGKKGNQYGFDWWIGDKAVLIDPDGELLTQGALEGGEPQELQSRLWDHFVGWLERNRAQRPLDGVVLVLDLARLSDARVAVRKAYASLLRARMRELMERHGARLPVYVTFSKMDLLHGFDDFFRHYSRAARRAPLGFTFSAESVERVDQWADEFADSYDAMLERLNRSLPTLLAECRDREERESVFRFVRQLAGLRDVLLGFLSEALSSDRYSTAAMVRGTYFTSVYQQGVPEDPFVDAAARRYGMADTTQPAHRAARSALYFTEELFDKVIYPEAGLAGDNARAARRRRRLRRVSAFACLVGGLALVGGWSHFYQKNTQALAAVEEKAQDFLAAQPDELHSDDPTGYALLEPLDRLRAATLEFGDYREHLPWLADMGLYQGHAVGREVENAYLAMLSYHFLPSLMVGIMDDMNRAEAGSNDKLALLRVLRMMSDASGRQPERVEAYMERRWQRAFPQRGTVQERLLDHLAYAMAHTDLEGRVAAGDRHAEQAMAALRGSLQAAQEELSRQPMDERVYATLKANSGSRSGAALELHQGVGPSFNAVFMARDDELERLRLPTLLTRDGFEGYFLKEIEQATELALIDLWVLGQRDDIVFSAADERQLRDALHERYVSDYHVTWRQALDDLYLVPLPDIDQAVVVADTLLGASRPLDRLLGEVAHHTQLYPELPVDDEVARQALERSPRYRLAGEIERNFRDLNGLLEARGDNPADIAEIKVAIGELRDYLREVQGASDPGRAAFVSARDRLALRGGDPIHNLKRIAENTPAPVDRMLESLADQSWQLLMASAIRHLEHQWLDEVVAPYQERLAGRYPLVPSASREVALNDFEAFFAAGGILDRFYQDNLRPFIEEAPEYLVDAEGSPLLRDSVFTAIQRAEQIRQAYFGRDGVLDVEFALEPVSLSPDKRRSVINIDGQIIDYAHSASSRVSMIWPNALRGGNESRITLVPSQVNRSPRSLSRDGAWAWFRLLDEAEITSASERDLELRFQVDGGSARYRLYATGSRNPFTRPLVAGFQLPTALYAEGGFDVGSL
- a CDS encoding type VI secretion system PAAR protein, giving the protein MGRKFVLVGDIGTDHDGFPPTPVTAGSPTVLIDGKPAARLGDPLAPHDKPKHPTHPRAIAEGSGSILIDGKPAALTGHAVDCGGVVIGSASSVGGESGGGAFVAAVAAMPPTTSQTSAFSAADSAETALDTSGIAGGQTAELTMSEAGKQWLKDVEQLRLLPYDDQTGREITSWVEGATIGYGYLIPDYEWHLYREGIDSEEAGRLFEEDLLEYEQAVNSAITTPMAQHEFDAAVALAYNIGQRAFESSSAAKLINDPTAVTSYPTLEEAWKAWNKSQGLINRGLINRRAAEWEMYTKGDYIKW
- a CDS encoding GNAT family N-acetyltransferase; the protein is MLAAFKRLFGSERHKAAPASAVEETKGLEAAAMEDIEGFLEAARRADTQGHSPWVLRDEARLTTLRRALEFTVQRGQWLQRDGGNISRWQGRLLKLRHGDGPSLGMLLACRPDDESAWQLRFFFVEKEWQGSGHGARLLQAARHSLSGVPLNVRLPLACQAAVRSLEEAGFKRMHVNAFEVASFEAPAEWD